One region of Terricaulis silvestris genomic DNA includes:
- a CDS encoding PilZ domain-containing protein, whose product MTQIAAKLDLAAAARRLTAAQVGLRERRRFRRMPIQVSGRLLDTFGREHDCRTEDISPGDVRIAATTLPPIGERVIIYLEGIGRVSGKVARSCGEGEVAVIFDFTAHKREKLAEQLTLIVNRDLGIEAPVRPTISDGAQLVKLEFETGEAYEGEVVDFSLAGITIKSKRPPPLIGVWVRVGTVYGRVARLIEGGFAIDFDQHKRP is encoded by the coding sequence ATGACCCAGATTGCAGCAAAGCTCGATCTCGCCGCCGCCGCGCGCCGGCTCACCGCCGCTCAGGTCGGCCTGCGCGAACGCCGCCGCTTCCGCCGCATGCCGATCCAAGTCAGCGGCCGGCTGCTGGATACGTTCGGGCGCGAACACGATTGCCGGACTGAAGACATTTCGCCCGGTGACGTCCGCATCGCGGCCACCACGCTGCCGCCGATCGGCGAACGCGTCATTATCTATCTTGAAGGCATCGGCCGCGTGTCCGGCAAAGTCGCGCGCAGCTGCGGCGAAGGCGAAGTCGCTGTCATCTTCGACTTCACTGCGCACAAGCGCGAGAAGCTCGCCGAGCAATTGACACTGATCGTTAACCGCGATCTCGGGATCGAGGCGCCGGTGCGCCCGACGATCAGCGACGGCGCTCAGCTGGTGAAACTCGAATTCGAGACTGGCGAAGCGTACGAGGGCGAAGTCGTCGACTTCTCGCTCGCCGGCATCACCATAAAGAGTAAGCGGCCGCCGCCCCTGATTGGCGTGTGGGTCCGGGTGGGCACGGTGTATGGCCGCGTGGCTCGCTTAATCGAGGGCGGCTTCGCCATCGACTTCGACCAGCACAAACGTCCCTAA
- a CDS encoding DUF4339 domain-containing protein: protein MSDVAPPKIATASTWWVQIRGKAFGPYSLEQMARFLAEGRVRQTSMVSQQPDTGWTEARRVTELRAMRTPKASNDAGASEAANIFVHAEIISGSWMAFMAALESMGQVCDLAPGLWLVRTKFTSGVVRNTLSQTLERGDRFVVVDATRDRLAWFNLGPEVDVRIGKVWNGPLRAEAKA, encoded by the coding sequence GTGAGCGACGTCGCCCCTCCCAAGATCGCAACCGCCTCGACCTGGTGGGTGCAGATCCGCGGCAAAGCGTTTGGCCCATACTCCCTTGAGCAAATGGCGCGCTTTCTCGCGGAAGGCCGCGTGCGCCAGACATCAATGGTTTCGCAACAGCCCGACACCGGTTGGACCGAAGCCCGCCGCGTGACCGAACTGCGCGCCATGCGCACGCCGAAAGCTAGCAACGACGCCGGCGCTTCGGAAGCCGCCAACATCTTCGTCCACGCCGAGATCATCTCCGGTTCGTGGATGGCGTTCATGGCGGCGCTCGAAAGCATGGGCCAAGTCTGCGACCTCGCGCCCGGCCTCTGGCTCGTGCGCACCAAGTTCACCTCTGGCGTTGTTCGCAACACGCTTTCGCAAACACTCGAACGCGGCGATCGCTTTGTCGTGGTCGACGCTACCCGCGATCGCTTGGCCTGGTTCAACCTCGGCCCGGAAGTCGATGTCCGCATCGGCAAAGTGTGGAACGGCCCGCTGCGCGCGGAAGCGAAAGCCTAA